The DNA segment TCATATTCCTGGTTGCTATGGGGATGACCTTCCACCTTCAGTCAGACCCGGCCCACTCCATTTCCTGTTGCTATTAATTTCTCCTggaaacttcctgtttgtgccaGGACTGTTTCCTGCTCCCCTGTCGTTCCATATTTGGGCCCGTCGGTCATGACTTGAGCTCGCCTTGTTACGAATAGTGGTTAAAATTCTCCAAAGCCGTTGTGAATATATGAGTGAGCTGCTGTAATGTGCTTACAGAAAACTATCAATACAAAAAAGAAGTgtagaaaactttttttttcttccacccaGCATCTGAAAATCCATGGGGGCAGTGTCCAGGTAACAGGAAGTGTAAGGACAAGTTTGGAGATGGCTCCTGCGACAGAGAGTGCATGGCCCCCGAGTGTCTCAGAGATGGGCTCGACTGCCTGAAGGAAAGAGGACACTGCAAGTAAAGATTATTACCTTCTTCTCAATCCGAAGACTAACATATTCACCTTATCAccattttattattgaaaaATTGACCACATTGTTCGAAATAGAATTCCAAATAAACAGCATtcagctgtttatttttaaagacttttcttCAATATATACAGTGTCTTGTCTTAAAAGTTCACATGACAGCATAGATGAAGTTAAACTAATCTTCCGCACGTCATCATGGTTCACAGCCCAGGACACATCCAGTACTGCCGCGACCACTATGCCAACTATCACTGTGAGCAAGGctgtgacagcgccccctgtggttGGGATGGCAGCGACTGCTTCACCAAACAAACGCCACAGTGGGCTAAAGGCACCCTGGTCCTTCACACCAAAATCCCCCATCAGCGTGGCGCCTTCTCCAACGTTTCTCTGTTCTGGGCTCTCAGCGTCCTCCTCCAAACACCAGTCAAACTGAGAGGTTCTGCTCCCATGACCACCAACAGGAACCTGTTTGATTTCGACCCTTTACAGCTGGCCAGCATGCTGACCCAGACGTCGCCAGCTGATTCAGATGGGTATCTGAACAGATAAAAATACATAACAACATTATCGGGAACCGTATGAAATGTGTTTCAGTATTAATTTGTCATGCttcattgtttttcttcctgtctcTTGCAGCTCACTCCTTTTCCTCCAAGTGGACAACAGACCATGTACACGCCTGCAGACTACGTGTTTCCCCTACGCCACAGAGGCAGCCAGCTTCCTGCGGGCCATAACAATGCTCAGACGGCCCTCCTTTCCCACCCTGCCGGAGCTGACGGCCATCATCACTGTTCGAGGCGTTCGAGAAGAAATAGGAGACAGAGATGAGGAAACCGATACAAAGAAAGTCAAGGGTAAGCTTGCAAACATGTTTGTAGTCAGACTGGTTTGTTCTTTCTGGCTATTGAGGCTATTAAACTCTAGGTGAAACACAGTTGCCCCACCTGATTAGTGGGGAgaattttctttcctttttcaagCGGAGCTATTTCATCTGTCCTGGTTCATTACTGTAGCGAAACTACACCCATCCGGTAGAACAATATGAGCACTGACAGGTGAAATGAGAAACACCGATTATCTCTACATTACAACACATAAAGAAACATTTTAGTCAATGTTGATGCGTTGGTTAGAAGCAAGAAAAATCGGGGCAAAACTCTGACCGGGTCAGAGCATTTCCAAAACTGCAGCTGTTGAGGGGTGTTGCCAGTCTGCACTGGTCAGATTGGATCAGAATCCGTCCAGTGGAACAGAGGTGAAGTGGTGACATGCTCATGGACACTCTCGACTCACCGAATGGAGCTACTGTTGCTCCAATCGCTAAAGTAGTTTCTGATCCTAAGAGAAAGTTGTCAGAATCCATAATACATCACAGTAGCTTGCATTTGGAGCTGCATAACCAGAGAAGAGTTGCTGCCACATCACCACTATAGCACCAGCGATGGACTTCATGTTTAATGGCTGAAACGTGTGCGTCTCTTACCTGGGGAGCACCTGGCACCAGAAGTTGCCAAGATGGTGGaggcacagcgatgctttggaAAACTTTGGGTCCAAACATCCTCAGGACTTCTGCAGACCATGTTCAGCCTTAATGGAAACTATATTCCCGGATGGCCTCTTTGGGCAGGATGAGGGTACCCGTCACAAAGCACCAATGGTTCAGGAATCAGGTTTGAGGAGCACAACAACAGTTTGGGGTGTTGATTCTCCAGATCTCAATTCAACCAGCATCTGTGTGAGGAATGTGCTGACAGGACTGAAGTCTGACAGGACTGAagatctgcaccatgctggtgTCAGATACCCCAGCAGACCTTCAGGGGTCTCCAGGAGTCCATGACTCAAAGGGTCCAGGCTGTTCAGACAGCAAAAGGGGGACCAACACAATATTCGGCTGCTGGTTATAATGTTTGACCAATGTTAAGATTAATATGTGACACAATCTGAAAATGCGTAGTGATGATTATAAACGTGTACAAATACATATTCCACCAACACGCACCGATTGGAACCGTGGGCTCGGATCTGTCAGCCCCGCTGCTGCCTGGTCTCACTCTGGATTTGCACATCATTTAAAACAGGTGCAAATAGTCATTTAGACTCCAACCCCATTTGTTTCCATTGTTCTCAACAGAGCTGACCCCTTCGTGGCTGTGGGCTGTGATCACCATAGCGAttgccttcctgctgctgttggcccTGGTGGTGCTTGTGGTGATGCGGAGAGCGAGGCAGCAACAGCATGCcgggggagaggagggcggcAGGACCAGGCATCGGTTCACAGCGTCAGACGGCGAGCTCCAATCGAAGGCACCGGTGTCGCTGGCAGTCCATCAGGTGCAGAGAATGAGAAccagcagagaaaaagagaaggtcggcttgaagaaaaagaagaaagcaaaggaatcagaaaagaagaggaggagggaaccaCTGGGGGAGGATGCCAATCGGATGCGGTGAGAATAACTGCTGTTTAAGACCATTTTTAACATTCTTTGTTGAAAGGATATTTCAAACATGAGCACTTCCACAAGTAATCCCTGTTATTAACACCTTGTCATGACACCATGACACCACTACAGAAACATGTCCAACCCTGCTATATTCAGCTGGTTCCCTGAAGAACTGCAACTAAATCTTCAACCTTGCACAGTAGCCACTAGAAAGCAGATCGGACAATGTTACAGTACTTTGATTCTCTTTCACTATAAAGGAAAAGGCTCATTCTGTTTTTTAAGCTCTCTGAAACGGGATCAGGAGATCGGAAGTGACACCGATTTTATTCAAAGTTCAATGGAAGATGTCAATGAGAGCTGCTTGAGGAACGCCGCCATCTGCAGTCAAAGGaaccaggagcagaaacagttttcagctgcagcatcaccacagcatcGATCTGTGCAACGTAAGAGTCAAACGCTTTGTTAGCCACACCTTTAAGCAATTCTCTTCTGGAATTTTAAATCATGAACCtacatttttcttctgttggAACAAAAAcccatatttctttttttacactcTACACATACATTTCCATTATTTAAAGTAACCAAAACACAGATATAGTGCAACAATAATTCTATTCCTGTAGCATGTTGATGTTTGTTCAATGTTTTTCTTGTTGTCCGACAGCTCTACCAAGAGGATGGGAGAGGAACgccattcctcctcctctgctgagccCCCTTCAGCAGGTCTGACTAGTTGTCAAATGATTTTTActaaggagggagaggaggaggtgagaggagaggagaggagagatgaggagaggagaggagaggagaggagaggagaggagaggagaggagagggagaggaaggagaggagaggagaggagaggagaggagaggagaggagagggagaggcgagggaggagaggagaggagagggagggagggagggaggagaggcgaggggaggagaggagagggaggagagaaggaagagggagaggaggagagtagaggagggagaggagaggcgaggagaggagaggaggaggagaggagaggcggcagaggggaggggaggcgaggaggcagggagggaatGGGAGAGGAGCGACGGCCGAGGGGGAAGGCGAATGCGGCGAGGGAGAGGCGAGAGCAGTGGTAgaggcgaggggaggagaggcgaCGGATtcgagggggagggggaggggagaggcgaggccggggagagggaggagagggataggacgaggaggaggaagaggagaggagaggagagcgagaggaggaAGCGGGCGAGccgagaggagagggaggaggaggcggggaggcgaggggaggcggaggggaggagggagaggaagaggaggagcgagtaggaggaggagaggagaggagtagaggagaggatgaggaagcgaggagaggagaggatgaggataAGGGAACTGAACGGCTTTCTTTAGGGGTTAGACGATCTCTTTTAGTTTTTATTGTTCCTTTGTGAattcaaccaaaaaaaaattaatggaTAATGGAGGAAGTAAAGCACAAAcatatttattcatataaattatgtgaatgtgtgt comes from the Takifugu rubripes chromosome 7, fTakRub1.2, whole genome shotgun sequence genome and includes:
- the notchl gene encoding neurogenic locus notch homolog protein 1 — its product is MLTLRMCVVLGLSWTCGASENPWGQCPGNRKCKDKFGDGSCDRECMAPECLRDGLDCLKERGHCNPGHIQYCRDHYANYHCEQGCDSAPCGWDGSDCFTKQTPQWAKGTLVLHTKIPHQRGAFSNVSLFWALSVLLQTPVKLRGSAPMTTNRNLFDFDPLQLASMLTQTSPADSDGSLLFLQVDNRPCTRLQTTCFPYATEAASFLRAITMLRRPSFPTLPELTAIITVRGVREEIGDRDEETDTKKVKELTPSWLWAVITIAIAFLLLLALVVLVVMRRARQQQHAGGEEGGRTRHRFTASDGELQSKAPVSLAVHQVQRMRTSREKEKVGLKKKKKAKESEKKRRREPLGEDANRMRSLKRDQEIGSDTDFIQSSMEDVNESCLRNAAICSQRNQEQKQFSAAASPQHRSVQPLPRGWERNAIPPPLLSPLQQSAEWCGPDGSVVLIRAVRSGLDRVVLELLRAGVPVNNTDHTGKSALHWASTVNNLSLARTLICYGAAVDLQDNKGETALFLSAVYGCYDTARLLLLHGANPELHDRRGRTPTDMAREGMHHQVLELLLTHRMQRGPVPLDSTSDMLWDDHGLMYSPWVGSQGLPGRSASFSGIVGHRDMTPPPQNDWLMTRLQHLSHQNWRPQLNQSATALVPPRIMGCSPRPISTLQEVTSEDEDRDRHQEIPRAVTPHCLSPQPAPRQRSFSCTQHALQRRSNVHQPEPNYVIVTDTTAAAPTERAVISSSTHQPANRDGSSRAQQAPASSKILDQRSRIERSSNSADSTQTAL